The proteins below come from a single Treponema phagedenis genomic window:
- a CDS encoding methyl-accepting chemotaxis protein, with protein MNNTVLQAGFDLLSIMMDYCAKNTGGSELLQKYIDQIQSGTGVFEKQKMALDKLSRTGTCIDENVVNLVKSYTENASSVERISNAFSELVHKVAEIEKTTQTTTEALRLLVEEAESITKYTDIINEISKQTNLLSINASIEAARAGTAGKGFSIIAGEVKKLSENTQETSSEIAKIVNNQ; from the coding sequence ATGAATAATACGGTACTACAAGCAGGCTTTGATCTTCTGTCCATAATGATGGATTACTGTGCAAAAAATACCGGCGGAAGCGAACTATTGCAAAAGTATATTGATCAAATACAAAGCGGAACAGGTGTTTTTGAAAAACAGAAAATGGCACTCGACAAACTTTCCAGAACAGGAACATGTATTGATGAAAATGTTGTAAATCTGGTAAAAAGCTATACTGAGAACGCCTCCTCCGTCGAAAGAATCTCAAATGCGTTTTCCGAATTAGTCCATAAGGTTGCGGAAATTGAAAAAACAACACAAACAACTACCGAAGCATTACGCCTTCTGGTTGAAGAAGCGGAATCAATTACGAAATATACCGACATAATCAATGAAATATCAAAGCAAACCAATCTTCTTTCGATCAACGCTTCAATTGAAGCAGCGCGGGCGGGAACAGCGGGAAAGGGCTTTAGCATTATTGCCGGCGAAGTAAAAAAACTTTCTGAAAACACCCAAGAAACATCAAGCGAAATTGCCAAAATTGTCAATAACCAGTGA
- a CDS encoding FIST signal transduction protein, translating into MKQEVYQTSLKDIDSAIAEITSKLAKSPSQYDAVIFFASADYDFPKLASKIKNVFSKAEVIGTSTSGEISESGFKKRSLVVSAVSCNKTRFSGLIIDNVDKFPIIDKSKIEAAAAKCGIAINSAASHKDAFALTFINGLCNAEEALLALFYAIIKNDQFLIAGGSAGDDLQFKKTYVSYNGETVSNGAVILFVKTQCPFDIRKENIFKPSGKRVTITKADVNTRTIYEIDGRNAGKYYSECIGVPQSEVQNAILDHPFGRVFGGKIFISSLASFTPTGAINMYSRVLPNTTVEILNLDDSLQIATDNLTAISKTIPRPGFVFVINCILRTIGFERRNLCGKMTDLYKKVFPVFCGFSSYGEQIGKINPNQTFVSIVIGE; encoded by the coding sequence ATGAAACAGGAAGTTTATCAAACAAGTTTGAAGGACATTGATTCTGCCATCGCTGAAATAACATCAAAGTTAGCAAAATCTCCTTCTCAGTATGATGCGGTGATCTTTTTTGCATCGGCAGATTATGATTTTCCTAAACTGGCGTCAAAAATAAAAAACGTCTTTTCCAAGGCGGAAGTAATAGGCACAAGCACGTCCGGCGAAATATCCGAATCGGGATTTAAAAAGCGAAGCCTTGTTGTGTCGGCAGTATCGTGCAATAAAACTCGCTTTTCCGGACTCATTATTGATAATGTTGACAAATTCCCGATTATTGATAAATCAAAAATTGAAGCTGCCGCCGCCAAATGCGGCATTGCCATAAATTCCGCCGCTTCTCATAAAGATGCTTTTGCCCTCACCTTTATCAACGGCCTCTGTAATGCCGAAGAAGCGCTTCTTGCACTCTTTTATGCGATTATAAAAAATGACCAATTTCTTATAGCCGGCGGTTCTGCGGGGGATGATCTGCAGTTTAAAAAAACCTATGTCAGTTATAATGGAGAGACGGTCTCAAACGGTGCGGTTATTTTATTTGTAAAAACACAGTGTCCCTTTGATATACGAAAAGAAAATATTTTTAAGCCCTCAGGCAAGCGGGTAACCATTACCAAAGCTGACGTAAATACCCGCACTATTTATGAAATCGACGGACGCAATGCCGGAAAATATTACAGTGAATGTATCGGTGTTCCCCAATCGGAAGTTCAAAATGCCATTCTTGATCATCCCTTTGGCAGAGTATTCGGCGGCAAAATATTTATCTCATCTCTTGCAAGTTTTACTCCTACAGGGGCAATTAACATGTATTCGCGCGTACTGCCGAATACAACTGTTGAAATACTTAATTTAGATGACAGCTTACAGATAGCTACTGATAATCTTACCGCAATTTCAAAAACAATTCCGCGCCCTGGTTTTGTTTTTGTAATAAATTGTATCCTTCGCACCATAGGATTTGAGCGGCGCAATCTTTGCGGTAAAATGACAGATCTTTATAAAAAAGTTTTTCCTGTCTTTTGCGGATTTTCAAGTTACGGAGAACAAATAGGTAAAATTAATCCAAATCAGACATTTGTCAGCATTGTGATAGGAGAATAA